The Tardiphaga alba genome includes a window with the following:
- the mmsB gene encoding 3-hydroxyisobutyrate dehydrogenase, producing the protein MTSIAFIGLGNMGGPMAANLVKAGHKVTGFDLVEASRAQAKADGVTVAATAVDAVKGAEVIITMLPAGKHVVSVWSEVIPAAAKGALMIDCSTIDVESARKAHGLAAAQSLPSVDAPVSGGTGGAKGATLTFMAGGAASAFASAKPILEAMGKKIVHCGDAGAGQAAKICNNMILGISMIGVSEAFVLAEKLGLSHQALFDVASTSSGQCWSLTTYCPVPGPVPTSPANNEYKPGFAAALMLKDLKLSQEAAKAAGAQTPLGAHAESIYETFDKDGQGGVDFSGIVNHLRKLAK; encoded by the coding sequence ATGACCAGCATTGCATTTATCGGTCTCGGCAATATGGGTGGCCCGATGGCCGCCAACCTGGTCAAGGCTGGCCACAAGGTGACGGGCTTTGATCTCGTCGAAGCCTCGCGCGCGCAGGCCAAGGCCGATGGTGTGACCGTCGCGGCTACCGCCGTCGATGCCGTGAAGGGCGCCGAAGTCATCATCACCATGCTGCCCGCCGGCAAGCATGTGGTGTCGGTCTGGAGCGAGGTGATCCCGGCAGCCGCGAAGGGCGCGCTGATGATCGACTGCTCGACCATCGATGTGGAAAGCGCGCGCAAGGCCCACGGGCTCGCAGCCGCGCAGAGCCTGCCATCGGTGGATGCGCCGGTCTCCGGCGGCACCGGCGGCGCCAAGGGCGCAACGCTGACCTTCATGGCTGGCGGCGCGGCCTCGGCCTTTGCATCGGCCAAGCCGATCCTCGAAGCCATGGGCAAGAAGATCGTCCATTGCGGCGATGCCGGTGCGGGGCAGGCGGCCAAGATCTGCAACAACATGATCCTCGGCATTTCCATGATCGGCGTTAGCGAGGCGTTTGTGCTGGCTGAAAAGCTGGGCCTGTCGCATCAGGCGCTGTTCGATGTGGCGTCCACCTCGTCGGGCCAGTGCTGGTCGCTGACGACCTATTGCCCGGTGCCGGGTCCGGTGCCGACCTCGCCGGCCAACAACGAATACAAGCCCGGCTTCGCCGCCGCACTGATGCTGAAGGACCTCAAGCTCTCGCAGGAAGCCGCCAAGGCCGCCGGCGCACAGACGCCGCTCGGTGCTCATGCCGAGAGCATCTACGAAACCTTTGATAAAGACGGGCAGGGTGGCGTCGATTTCTCGGGGATCGTGAACCACCTGCGCAAGCTGGCGAAGTAA
- a CDS encoding AMP-binding protein: MTTFKQARAFLLEHRTDYDKAVAGFRWPDAVDFNWALDWFDAELACDPASKDRPALWIVEAATGKETKLSFADLSRRSNQVANFLRAQGLKRGDHLLLLLGNVVPLWETMLAAIKLGVVIIPATTLLTSDELQDRLDRGKAKLVVAAEDQVAKFSSLKTAGVGQIVVNAASPHDGWLAFETSADFPETFTPDGSTKADDPMLLYFTSGTTAKPKLVRHSQRSYSVGALTTMYWVGLQPGDIHLNISSPGWAKHAWSCFFAPWNAGATVFVVNQPRFDAKSLLATIGRCGVTTLCAPPTVWRLFIQEKLADTKVSLREVCGAGEPLNPEVIEQVQSAWGLTIRDGYGQTETTALAGNSPGQPVKVGSMGRPLPGYTVKVIDADGQPAKEGEVGLVLGSHRPAGLMQGYQADDGSVTGASGEIYRSGDVVFVDDDGYLTFVGRADDVFKSSDYRISPFELESILIEHDAVAEAAIVPSPDPIRLAIPKAYVMLVGSAKPDAETALSIYTHLQERLAPFKRIRRIEFVTELPKTISGKIRRVHLRRLEHENDRQDPLRGVEFKEEDFPQLRGGSSIGSG, translated from the coding sequence ATGACCACGTTCAAGCAGGCCCGCGCCTTTCTCCTCGAACATCGCACCGACTACGACAAGGCCGTCGCCGGTTTCCGCTGGCCCGATGCCGTCGATTTCAACTGGGCGCTCGACTGGTTCGATGCCGAGCTCGCGTGCGATCCTGCAAGCAAGGATCGCCCGGCGCTGTGGATCGTCGAGGCCGCCACCGGCAAGGAGACAAAGCTTTCCTTCGCCGACCTCTCGCGCCGGTCCAATCAGGTCGCCAATTTCCTGCGTGCGCAGGGGCTGAAGCGCGGCGATCATCTCCTGCTGCTGCTCGGCAATGTCGTGCCGCTGTGGGAGACCATGCTGGCGGCCATCAAGCTCGGCGTTGTCATCATCCCCGCCACGACGCTGCTGACCTCGGACGAATTGCAGGACCGCCTTGATCGCGGCAAGGCGAAACTCGTCGTCGCGGCGGAGGATCAGGTCGCTAAATTCAGCAGTTTAAAGACCGCAGGCGTCGGGCAGATCGTCGTCAATGCGGCGTCGCCGCACGACGGCTGGCTCGCCTTCGAGACGTCAGCGGATTTCCCCGAGACTTTTACCCCGGATGGCTCGACCAAAGCCGACGATCCGATGCTGCTCTATTTCACCTCGGGCACCACGGCGAAGCCAAAGCTCGTGCGGCATAGCCAGCGCAGCTATTCGGTCGGTGCGCTCACCACCATGTACTGGGTCGGACTGCAGCCCGGCGACATCCATCTCAATATTTCGTCGCCTGGCTGGGCCAAGCATGCGTGGAGCTGCTTCTTCGCGCCGTGGAATGCCGGCGCCACCGTGTTCGTGGTCAATCAGCCGCGCTTCGATGCCAAGAGCCTGCTCGCCACTATCGGCCGCTGCGGCGTCACCACGCTCTGCGCGCCGCCGACCGTGTGGCGGTTGTTCATTCAGGAGAAGCTTGCGGACACAAAGGTGTCGCTGCGCGAAGTCTGCGGTGCCGGCGAGCCGCTCAATCCGGAAGTGATCGAGCAGGTGCAATCCGCCTGGGGCCTCACCATCCGCGATGGCTATGGCCAGACCGAGACCACGGCACTCGCTGGAAATTCGCCGGGGCAACCGGTGAAGGTCGGCTCCATGGGCCGCCCATTGCCCGGCTACACCGTGAAGGTGATCGATGCCGATGGGCAGCCGGCGAAGGAAGGCGAGGTCGGTCTCGTGCTCGGCAGCCATCGCCCGGCGGGCCTGATGCAGGGTTATCAGGCCGATGACGGCAGCGTCACCGGCGCCAGCGGCGAGATCTATCGTAGCGGCGATGTCGTCTTCGTCGATGACGACGGCTATCTCACTTTCGTCGGTCGTGCCGATGACGTGTTCAAGTCCTCGGACTATCGCATCTCGCCGTTCGAGCTCGAAAGCATCCTGATCGAACACGATGCCGTCGCCGAAGCCGCCATCGTGCCGAGCCCCGATCCCATTCGTCTGGCGATCCCGAAGGCCTATGTGATGCTGGTCGGCAGCGCCAAGCCTGATGCCGAAACCGCGCTGTCGATCTACACGCATTTGCAGGAGCGCCTTGCGCCCTTCAAGCGCATCCGCCGCATCGAATTCGTCACCGAATTGCCGAAGACGATTTCCGGAAAAATCCGCCGCGTCCATCTGCGCCGCCTCGAACATGAGAATGACCGCCAGGACCCGCTGCGCGGCGTCGAGTTCAAGGAAGAAGATTTTCCCCAGTTGCGCGGCGGATCGAGTATCGGCAGCGGCTAG
- a CDS encoding MaoC family dehydratase, which translates to MISREAYMAMVGKEVGVSEWHLVDQARINAFAAATEDHQFIHVDPAKARETPFGTTIAHGFLTMSLLSVFSYEALPKLADVAMGVNYGTDKIRFLSPVKAGSRLRGRFVLTEATLRKPNELFTRTSATVEIEGEDKPALVADWLGLVYFN; encoded by the coding sequence ATGATCTCGCGTGAAGCCTATATGGCCATGGTCGGCAAGGAAGTCGGCGTCTCCGAATGGCACCTGGTCGATCAGGCCCGCATCAATGCCTTTGCCGCCGCCACCGAGGATCACCAGTTCATCCATGTCGATCCTGCAAAGGCCCGCGAGACACCGTTCGGCACCACCATTGCGCATGGCTTTCTCACCATGTCGCTGCTGTCGGTGTTCTCCTATGAGGCGCTGCCAAAGCTCGCCGATGTCGCCATGGGCGTGAATTACGGCACCGACAAGATCCGTTTTCTGTCGCCCGTCAAAGCCGGCTCGCGCCTGCGCGGCCGCTTCGTCCTCACCGAAGCGACCTTGCGCAAACCGAATGAATTGTTCACCCGCACATCGGCCACCGTCGAGATCGAAGGCGAGGACAAGCCGGCGCTGGTCGCCGACTGGCTCGGCCTCGTTTACTTCAACTAG
- a CDS encoding SDR family NAD(P)-dependent oxidoreductase, with the protein MTIRFDGRVAIVTGAGNGLGRAHALGLAKLGAKVVVNDFGGARDGTGGSLTAAETVVEEIRAAGGTAMADGADVSNFEQVTAMVEKATKEWGSVDVLCANAGILRDKSFGKMEVADFQKVLDVHLVGTFYCCKAVWDGMRARNYGRIVLTTSSSGLYGNFGQANYGAAKTGMVGLMNVLAEEGRKTDIRVNIVSPTAATRMTEELLPAEALKLMKPEAITPAVEYMLSENAPTKTIMGAGAGSFAVIRILESEGKNFAEDQWTADTVAANFAEISDMSNARVLDGAFHQTQKYVEQAAKRLGLKL; encoded by the coding sequence ATGACCATTCGCTTTGACGGCCGCGTGGCCATCGTCACTGGCGCCGGCAATGGCCTCGGCCGCGCCCATGCGCTTGGCCTCGCAAAACTCGGCGCCAAAGTCGTCGTCAACGACTTTGGCGGCGCACGCGATGGCACCGGCGGTTCGCTGACCGCTGCCGAAACCGTGGTCGAGGAAATCCGCGCTGCGGGTGGTACGGCGATGGCTGATGGCGCCGACGTCTCGAATTTCGAACAGGTCACCGCCATGGTGGAGAAGGCCACCAAGGAATGGGGCAGCGTCGACGTGCTCTGCGCCAATGCGGGTATCCTACGCGACAAGTCGTTCGGCAAGATGGAAGTGGCCGATTTCCAGAAGGTGCTCGACGTGCATCTGGTCGGCACCTTCTATTGCTGCAAAGCCGTGTGGGACGGCATGCGCGCGCGCAACTATGGCCGCATCGTGCTCACCACCTCGTCCTCGGGCCTCTATGGCAATTTCGGCCAGGCCAATTACGGCGCCGCCAAGACCGGCATGGTCGGCCTGATGAATGTGCTGGCGGAAGAGGGCCGCAAGACCGACATCCGCGTCAACATCGTCTCGCCGACGGCGGCGACGCGCATGACGGAAGAGCTGCTGCCTGCCGAGGCGCTGAAGCTGATGAAGCCCGAAGCGATCACGCCGGCGGTGGAATACATGCTGAGCGAGAACGCGCCGACCAAGACCATCATGGGCGCCGGTGCCGGTTCGTTCGCGGTGATCAGGATCCTCGAAAGCGAAGGCAAGAATTTTGCCGAGGATCAGTGGACCGCGGACACCGTCGCGGCGAACTTTGCCGAGATCAGCGACATGTCCAATGCCCGTGTGCTCGATGGCGCCTTTCATCAGACGCAGAAATATGTCGAGCAGGCAGCAAAGAGGCTCGGCCTCAAGCTGTAA
- a CDS encoding BaiN/RdsA family NAD(P)/FAD-dependent oxidoreductase — protein sequence MIDIPTIDVAVIGAGPAGLMAAEVLTQSGARVTVYDAMPSAGRKFLMAGRGGLNLTHSEPLPDFLKRYGAAQAKLAPVIEGFTPTDLCAWSDALGQPTFVGSSGRVFPEAFKASPVLRAWLRRLGESGVSLAFRHRWIGWNADDALRFETPEGERLVSAKATILALGGASWAKLGSDGAWVDLLAAKGVAIAPLRPANVGFDVAWSDVFKDRFEGQPLKSIALSFGAHAVRGEAMVTRSGIEGGGIYALSSVLREAVMADGKAVLQIALRPDLTNDELRAKLAAPRGKQSFSNFLRKALHLSPVAIGLLQEAAIAEGVQVAALAPEKLASLINAVPVTLIGVAPIARAISSAGGIVFDEIDNAFMLKRMPSVFVAGEMLDWEAPTGGYLLQASFATGVAAGQGALKYLGS from the coding sequence ATGATCGATATTCCGACAATCGACGTCGCAGTGATCGGCGCCGGGCCAGCCGGCCTCATGGCCGCCGAAGTGCTCACGCAAAGCGGGGCCCGCGTCACGGTCTACGACGCCATGCCCTCCGCCGGTCGCAAGTTTCTGATGGCTGGCCGCGGCGGCCTCAATCTCACTCATAGCGAGCCGCTGCCGGATTTTCTCAAGCGCTATGGTGCGGCGCAGGCGAAGCTCGCCCCGGTGATCGAAGGTTTCACGCCGACCGATCTGTGCGCCTGGAGCGATGCGCTCGGACAGCCCACATTTGTCGGCTCCAGCGGCCGCGTGTTTCCCGAGGCCTTCAAGGCATCGCCGGTGTTGCGCGCGTGGCTCCGTCGGCTCGGCGAGAGCGGCGTGAGTCTCGCGTTCCGTCATCGCTGGATTGGCTGGAACGCTGATGATGCGTTGAGATTCGAGACGCCGGAAGGCGAAAGGCTCGTATCGGCAAAGGCAACGATCCTCGCGCTCGGGGGTGCAAGCTGGGCCAAGCTTGGCTCGGATGGCGCATGGGTCGATCTGCTCGCTGCGAAGGGAGTCGCCATCGCGCCATTGCGACCGGCTAATGTGGGCTTCGATGTCGCGTGGTCGGATGTCTTCAAGGATCGTTTTGAGGGGCAGCCCCTCAAAAGCATTGCGCTGTCCTTCGGCGCACATGCCGTTCGTGGAGAGGCGATGGTCACGCGCTCCGGCATCGAGGGTGGAGGGATCTATGCACTGTCGTCGGTGTTGCGCGAGGCCGTGATGGCGGATGGCAAAGCCGTGCTCCAGATCGCCTTGCGGCCTGATCTGACGAACGATGAATTGAGGGCGAAGCTTGCTGCACCGCGTGGAAAACAGTCGTTCTCGAATTTTTTGCGGAAGGCGCTGCATCTGTCGCCGGTGGCAATCGGGCTGTTACAGGAGGCGGCGATAGCAGAGGGCGTTCAAGTGGCTGCGCTCGCGCCCGAGAAACTCGCGTCGCTGATCAATGCCGTGCCGGTGACGCTCATCGGTGTTGCACCGATTGCGCGCGCGATCTCCAGCGCTGGCGGCATCGTGTTCGACGAGATCGACAATGCCTTCATGCTGAAGCGCATGCCAAGCGTGTTCGTGGCCGGCGAGATGCTGGACTGGGAGGCGCCGACCGGCGGCTACCTGCTGCAGGCGTCGTTTGCGACGGGCGTGGCGGCGGGGCAGGGCGCGTTGAAATATCTCGGATCGTAG
- a CDS encoding D-TA family PLP-dependent enzyme: MTTSLGAKIAREYGTPALVIDMDRVERNIARIQKVCDDAGIANRPHIKTHKSPVLAKLQIEAGAKGITCQKLGEAEIMADAGIDDILISYNLLGDEKMARLGALQAKANITVAADNSVVIGDLPKAAALSGRDVNVVIECDTGRKRAGVETPAEAIALAREVKAAKGLNFAGFMLYPTEDGWADAQKFFDEALAGVRAEGLEPLIVSTGGTPNLKNVGSLKGATEHRFGTYIYNDRMQVAAGSASWDDCALNVYSTVVSRAGPERGILDAGSKTLTPDTGGLDGYGLILEHPEAKIAKFAEEHGFLDLARSNTRPNVGDVVRIVPNHVCVVVNMFDEVVMVRGDEIIGTLPIAARGKLR, encoded by the coding sequence ATGACCACATCCCTCGGCGCCAAGATCGCCCGCGAATACGGCACACCAGCCCTCGTCATCGACATGGACCGCGTAGAGCGCAACATCGCACGCATCCAGAAGGTCTGCGACGATGCCGGCATCGCCAATCGCCCGCATATCAAGACGCATAAGAGCCCGGTACTCGCCAAATTGCAGATCGAGGCCGGCGCGAAAGGCATCACCTGCCAGAAGCTCGGCGAGGCCGAGATCATGGCCGATGCGGGGATCGATGACATCCTGATCAGCTACAACCTGCTCGGTGATGAGAAGATGGCGCGGCTCGGCGCGCTGCAGGCGAAGGCGAATATCACTGTCGCCGCCGACAATTCCGTTGTGATCGGCGACCTGCCGAAGGCCGCCGCCCTCTCCGGCCGCGATGTGAATGTGGTGATCGAATGCGACACCGGCCGCAAGCGCGCCGGCGTCGAGACGCCGGCCGAGGCCATCGCGCTGGCGCGTGAGGTGAAAGCGGCAAAGGGCCTGAATTTTGCGGGCTTCATGCTGTATCCGACCGAAGACGGCTGGGCCGATGCTCAAAAATTCTTCGATGAAGCCCTCGCCGGTGTGCGCGCTGAAGGCCTGGAGCCGCTGATCGTCTCCACCGGCGGCACGCCGAACCTGAAAAATGTCGGCTCGCTCAAGGGCGCCACCGAGCATCGTTTCGGCACTTACATCTATAACGACCGCATGCAGGTCGCAGCCGGCTCGGCCAGCTGGGACGACTGCGCGCTCAATGTCTATTCCACGGTGGTCAGCCGCGCCGGCCCGGAGCGCGGCATTCTCGATGCAGGCTCGAAGACGCTGACACCGGACACCGGCGGCCTCGACGGCTACGGCCTGATCCTGGAGCATCCCGAAGCGAAGATCGCCAAATTCGCCGAGGAACACGGCTTCCTCGATCTCGCCCGCAGCAATACGCGCCCGAATGTCGGTGACGTCGTGCGCATCGTGCCGAACCATGTCTGCGTGGTGGTGAACATGTTCGACGAAGTGGTGATGGTGCGCGGGGATGAGATCATCGGCACACTGCCCATCGCGGCACGCGGGAAGCTGCGCTGA
- a CDS encoding ABC-F family ATP-binding cassette domain-containing protein, producing MAPPLIQLKDISLTFGGTPLLKGVELTVSQGDRLCLIGRNGSGKSTLLKIVAGTVEPDSGSRFVQPGATVQYLSQEPDFSGYPTTLAYVEAGMADGNDHYQAQYLLEQLGLTGQEDPQHLSGGEARRTAIARALAPSPDILLLDEPTNHLDLTTIEWLEGELLSRRCALVLISHDRRFLGNLSRGTAWLDRGQIRQIDRGFNNFEEWRDEVLAEEERDQHKLDRKIVDEEHWLRHGVSGRRKRNVKRLAGLHELRAQRRDYRGAQGNATLAAAEADKSGKLVVEAKGISRSYGDRKIVDEFSIRIQRGDRIGIVGPNGAGKTTLVNMLTGAEAPDSGSFRLGTNLEMATLDQHRESLNPKWSLAEALTGGRGDHVMVGGKPKHVVSYMKDFLFAQEQMRTPLEVLSGGERGRLMLARALAKPSNVLVLDEPTNDLDLETLDVLEEMLSDYEGTVLLISHDRDFLDRVVTSVIVPEGNGKWVEYAGGYTDMLAQRGADLTREGVKGGAEAVKAAKAESVAAAPTAKKKLSFKDKHALDTLPATMAKLQDEIAKQQKLLDDPALYTKDRKKFDAASAAIASAQQQLSESEERWLELEMLREEIESA from the coding sequence ATGGCTCCTCCGCTCATCCAGCTCAAGGATATCTCGCTGACCTTTGGCGGCACGCCGCTACTCAAGGGCGTCGAACTCACGGTAAGCCAAGGCGACCGCCTCTGCCTGATCGGCCGCAACGGCTCCGGCAAATCGACGCTGCTGAAGATCGTGGCCGGCACCGTGGAGCCCGACAGCGGCAGCCGCTTCGTGCAGCCCGGCGCCACCGTGCAGTATCTCTCGCAGGAGCCGGACTTTTCCGGCTATCCGACCACGCTCGCTTATGTCGAAGCCGGCATGGCCGATGGCAATGATCACTATCAGGCACAATATCTGCTCGAACAGCTCGGCCTCACCGGCCAGGAAGACCCTCAGCATCTCTCCGGCGGCGAAGCGCGGCGCACGGCGATCGCGCGCGCATTGGCGCCCTCGCCCGACATCCTGCTGCTCGACGAGCCCACCAACCATCTCGACCTCACCACGATCGAGTGGCTGGAAGGCGAGTTGCTGAGCCGTCGCTGCGCGCTGGTGCTGATCAGCCATGACCGCCGCTTTCTCGGCAATCTCTCGCGCGGCACCGCCTGGCTCGATCGCGGCCAGATCCGCCAGATCGATCGCGGCTTCAACAATTTCGAGGAATGGCGCGATGAGGTTCTGGCCGAGGAAGAGCGCGACCAGCACAAGCTCGACCGCAAGATCGTCGATGAAGAACACTGGCTGCGCCACGGCGTCTCTGGCCGCCGGAAGCGCAACGTCAAGCGCCTCGCCGGCCTGCACGAGCTGCGCGCGCAGCGGCGCGACTATCGCGGCGCGCAGGGCAATGCAACGCTGGCTGCGGCCGAAGCGGACAAATCCGGCAAGCTCGTGGTCGAAGCCAAGGGCATTTCGCGCAGCTATGGTGACCGCAAGATCGTCGATGAATTTTCCATCCGCATCCAACGCGGCGACCGCATCGGCATTGTCGGCCCGAACGGTGCCGGCAAGACCACGCTGGTGAACATGCTGACCGGCGCGGAAGCACCGGATAGCGGCAGTTTCCGCCTCGGCACCAATCTGGAAATGGCGACGCTGGACCAGCATCGCGAAAGCCTCAATCCGAAATGGTCGCTCGCCGAAGCCCTCACCGGCGGCCGCGGCGATCATGTGATGGTCGGCGGCAAGCCGAAACATGTGGTCAGCTACATGAAGGACTTTCTGTTTGCGCAGGAGCAGATGCGCACGCCGCTGGAAGTGCTCTCGGGCGGCGAGCGCGGCCGGTTGATGCTGGCGCGCGCGCTGGCCAAGCCGTCCAACGTGCTGGTGCTGGACGAACCGACCAACGACCTCGATCTCGAAACCCTCGACGTGCTGGAAGAAATGCTCAGCGATTACGAGGGCACGGTGCTGCTCATCAGCCATGACCGCGACTTCCTCGACCGAGTCGTCACCTCGGTGATCGTGCCGGAAGGCAATGGCAAATGGGTCGAATATGCCGGCGGCTATACGGACATGCTGGCACAGCGCGGCGCGGACCTGACGCGCGAGGGTGTGAAGGGTGGCGCCGAGGCGGTGAAAGCAGCGAAGGCTGAGTCTGTTGCCGCGGCGCCTACCGCGAAGAAGAAGCTGAGCTTCAAGGACAAGCACGCGCTGGACACATTGCCGGCGACCATGGCGAAGCTGCAGGACGAGATTGCGAAGCAGCAGAAGCTGCTGGATGATCCCGCGCTATATACGAAGGATCGCAAGAAGTTCGATGCGGCGAGTGCCGCGATTGCGAGCGCGCAGCAGCAGCTCAGCGAGTCCGAAGAGAGATGGCTGGAGCTGGAAATGCTCCGTGAAGAGATCGAGAGTGCGTGA
- a CDS encoding YaiI/YqxD family protein: protein MTTRIYIDADACPVKDEIYRVAARFNLPVSVVAGTWLRVPQDPMIECIAAGSGMDAADDWIAERAVKGDVVITADIPLASRCVKAGAAVIAPNGKPFTEQSIGMTLAMRNLMTDLRSTGEITGGPKSFAPRDRSAFLSALDQTIRRIQRDQASAPKQS from the coding sequence TTGACGACCCGCATCTATATCGACGCTGACGCATGCCCGGTGAAGGACGAGATCTATCGCGTCGCCGCGCGCTTCAACCTGCCGGTCAGCGTAGTGGCGGGAACCTGGTTGCGCGTCCCGCAGGACCCGATGATCGAATGCATCGCCGCAGGCTCCGGCATGGACGCCGCCGATGACTGGATTGCCGAACGCGCCGTGAAAGGCGACGTGGTGATCACCGCCGACATACCGCTCGCCAGCCGCTGCGTGAAGGCTGGTGCGGCCGTCATCGCGCCGAACGGCAAGCCGTTCACCGAACAATCCATCGGCATGACGTTGGCGATGCGGAATCTCATGACCGACCTGCGCTCCACCGGCGAGATCACCGGCGGGCCCAAATCATTCGCGCCGCGCGACCGCTCGGCCTTTCTCTCTGCGCTCGACCAGACGATCCGCCGCATCCAGCGCGATCAGGCCAGCGCCCCGAAACAAAGTTGA
- a CDS encoding hotdog family protein produces MTQRIAPYRVEAFNTAKQSENKMHDDTVAQKFGFSGGLVPGVDVLAYMVHPAVAHWGREFLERGLIEARFIKPVYDGETVDVTAEQAGDGLKLGVEGKSDVRASGSASLAAFPVVPALTDYPEIPAVAKRLPVSADSYAQDKWLGTAPRVWPEDGLAEYLDEVRETEEMYMREGLVHPGVLQRIMNKVLVDNAVLGPWIHVGSRMQLLAAASVDDELVARAKVTGNYEKKGHRFVELDALVVANGITPVAHCQHVAIYQPREVVAA; encoded by the coding sequence ATGACACAGCGGATCGCGCCCTATCGGGTCGAGGCCTTCAACACGGCCAAACAGTCCGAAAACAAGATGCATGACGATACCGTGGCGCAGAAATTCGGCTTTTCCGGCGGGCTGGTGCCGGGCGTGGATGTGCTGGCCTATATGGTGCACCCGGCGGTTGCGCATTGGGGGCGGGAGTTTCTGGAACGCGGACTGATCGAGGCCCGGTTCATCAAGCCGGTTTATGACGGCGAGACCGTCGATGTGACGGCGGAACAGGCTGGTGATGGATTGAAACTGGGTGTCGAGGGCAAAAGCGATGTCCGCGCCAGCGGCTCGGCCTCGCTGGCGGCTTTCCCGGTTGTTCCGGCGCTCACCGACTATCCGGAAATCCCGGCTGTGGCGAAGCGGTTGCCGGTCAGCGCCGATTCTTACGCGCAGGACAAATGGCTCGGTACGGCGCCGCGGGTGTGGCCGGAAGACGGGCTTGCCGAATATCTCGACGAGGTGCGCGAGACCGAGGAGATGTATATGCGCGAAGGCCTCGTGCATCCCGGCGTGCTGCAGCGGATCATGAACAAGGTGCTGGTGGACAATGCCGTGCTGGGTCCGTGGATTCACGTCGGCAGCCGCATGCAGTTGCTGGCGGCGGCGAGCGTCGATGACGAATTGGTGGCGCGGGCGAAGGTGACCGGCAATTACGAGAAGAAGGGCCACCGCTTCGTCGAGCTCGATGCGCTGGTGGTCGCGAACGGCATCACGCCAGTGGCGCATTGCCAGCATGTGGCGATCTATCAGCCGCGAGAAGTGGTGGCGGCTTAG